The genomic segment TTTCTTTTTGTATTGTCAGGTTCGATTTGGTTGAGAAGTTTTTCCGGAATGACAATATTGTATTTTTTCGCAAGTCCCAGCAGCGGCCGAACAGCTTCCTTCGATGCCAAATCGCCGCCCGCAAGCGGATAATAGGATAAATGACCGAACCGCTCGAATTTTTCCAGCGACGCAATCAAACATTCGCATCCCCAAATCGCGTCATCTGTTCCATAGCCTGTGCCGTCGGCGACAAGGCCGATGACCGTTTCGGTTGTATCATTTTCAGCCAAGACAGACGCGATGTGCGCCCAGTGGTGCTGAACTTCGATTATTTTATCAGCTTTTAATTTCCGTGCGTATTGACTCGAAGGATAATTCGGATGCATATCGCACGCGACAACTTTCGGATTGACGTCGATGAGTTTTTTCAGATGCTCAATGGAATTCAGCCAATGTTTGTAAACGTTCGCGTCCTCCATATCGCCGATATGTTCGCTGACGATGAAGCGATTGTTTTTTACAAAGCAGAACGTATTTTTCAAATCCGAACCGGCTGCGAAAATTTCCGCTGACGCAGAGCGTTGAGAAATTATCGGCTGCGGCACAAAGCCTCTCGACCTTCGCAGCAGGGCAGGCGCGTTTGCGACAACGTGCATAACAGAATCGTCAACCTGTCGGTGAATTTCGCGATTGTGCATTAAAAATACATCCGCGATTTTGCCGAGTTTTGATAATGCAATGTCGTCTTTGCAAATCAATGGTTCGTCGGCGATATTTCCGCTTGTCATAACTAATGCGTTTATTTTTCCCTCGGCCATGGCGAATATCAAATGATGCAAAGGCGTAAAGGGCAGCATAAATCCGAAAGTGTTAACGCCTGCCGCGACAGATGGAGTGAGTGTGTTTGGCGTTTTTTTATTTAGCAGAACAATCGGCGATTCAATACTCTGCAATAATTTTTCAGATTGCTGGTCAACTTGTGCGAAACTTTTTATGGTTTCTATGGCCGCCATCATTGCGAATGGCTTTGCGTCTCGCATTTTTCTGCTGCGAAGAGTTTTCACAGCCTGTTCATTTTCCGCATCGCAGGCAAGGTGATACCCGCCAAGTCCTTTTATCGCTGCGATTTTCCCGTCTTTCAAAAGTTCAACGGTTCTTGCAATAACCTTGTCTGAATCTTCTTCGATGATTTTTCCGGTATTGTTGCAAAGATAAATCTTCGGTCCGCAAACAGGGCAAGCTACTGGCTGCGCGTGAAAACGCCTGTCTGTTACATCTACGTATTGTTGTTTGCACTTGTCGCACATTTTGAACTCGGCCATTGTTGTGTTAGGCCGGTCGTAAGGAATCGTTTTTATAATTGAATATCTCGGCCCGCAGTTTGTGCAGTTGATGAACGGATAGCGATAGCGAAAATCGTTTTTGTCAAAAAGCTCACGCAGGCAGTCTTTGCAGGTCGCAATGTCGGCGGTTACTTCAGCAGTGATTGAGCCGGTTGTTTCGCTTTGTTTTATCTCAAAAGATTTTTCGTTTTCTATTGTGTTAATATTCTGCGTTTGCAGAGTTGAAATTTTTATTAGCGGATTTTCTTTGTTGGAATTTTTAAGATTATCAATAAAGTCATTTATATTTTTTTCATTCCCCTGAATTTCAATTATTACTCCCTCGGTATGATTATAAACAAAGCCCGTGAGTTTGAATTTCTCCGCCAGCCTGAACACAAAAGGCCGAAACCCGATCCCCTGTACTTGTCCATGCAGTCTAATTTCTTTTCTGTATATGTGTTTATTCGTGTCCATTCGTGGTTAATAGTTTTTTTCTTTTCATTATTCGTGATTAATAATTTCGTGTGGTAAGCACTCCAACGGGCAGCCGCTGCACTTTGGTTTTGGTCTGCAAAATTCTTTTCCGATACGAACCAGCAGCGCGTGATATTCATTGAAAAGTTTTACATCGTTTTCAAGATTATCCTCAAACAGACTTCGTAGCTGTTCATAGTCTGCTTCCGGCTCGATAAGTTGATGCCGTGTTGTGATTCTGTAAGTATAAGCATCGACGACGAAAACACATTTTTCCAAAGCGTAGAGTAAAATTGAATAAGCGGTTTCTCTGCCGATACCGTTGACCGACAAAAGTTCCTCACGCAGACTGTCGGTGCGCATAGATTCGATTTCCTCAAGTGAACCGTTATGATTTTCAAAAAACCAGTTGAGAAAATTTTTCAGCCGTTTAGCCTTGATATTATAATAGCCGGCAGGGCGGATGAGTTCGGCGATTTCGTCCTGCGGTAAATCGTGAAGTTTCTCAAGACTCATCACGGAAGCATTTTTTAGGTTGTTAATAGCTTTTTCTACGTTCTGCCAGTTGGTATTTTGGGTAAGGATAGCGCCAACGATAATTTCGTCTTTGGTTTCACCCGGCCACCAATGCTGCGGCCCAAACCGCTCAAAAAGCAATTCATAAATCTGATGTATCTTGTCTCGTGTCATACCCTGCATTATTCAATATTGCCCATTTTCCGTCAATAATAATATATCGGATTTAACTGCTTTATTTAAAAGTATTTACAATAACAGTACCATTTGGTCTTGTTTTCATGGGTAAAGCAACGCAATTTCATATTTAAATTGACTGACTGGTCAGTCATTATTATAATATACATAGAGTCAGCATTAGTATAAATCGCTGATATTTTAGAAGGGTATGGCAATGAAATTTAAAAGTTTGGCAGATAGTATAAAGTTATACCGAAAGCCCATAATGCTTGTCGGTGTGATTGTCATTTTGCTGATGCTGTTTTCTTATCAGTATTATTTGTCTCGTCAGAATATTCCGTTCACCGGTTATGTAATCAGTGATAACATTTATATGTCTTCATCAGTTTCCGGCACAGTTTTTTCCGTTGAGGTCAAGCGCGGTCAGCGTGTTGAGATTGGCACGCCGTTGTTTCAGATGGATTTGACATCGCTCACAGCGCAGGCGGAAAAAATCGAGGCACAAATCAAAGAAGCCGAATCGCAAAAAGCCGTTAAGCAGGCGGAATTAGTTTCCGCCGAGGCCGAGAAAAAATTTGCGATATCTGATATGAATCGTTTTGTTTCGATTAAGGATGCCGTATCACAGCAGGACATAGATGCCGCACTTGAACGCGCGACCAAAGCCGGCGCCAATATAGTATCAGTTCAAAATCAAATATCCGCAGCGGCCTCGAATATTGAAAGCTGCAAAGCGGAGCTTCGGGACATAGAGCATAAAATCAAAGAGTTGGCTCCGAGTTCGCCCGTATCGGGAAGAATAGAAGAACTGATGTATAAGCCCGGCGAATGGGCGCCCGCAAACGCGGCGATTATTAGTATTGTGCCGGACAAGGAAGTAAAAGTCAGATTTTACATTCCGCAAAATCAGTTAAGTAAGTACAGCGTTGGCACAAAAGTTGCAATTGCCTGCGATGGCGGCCCGAAGGATATGACCGCGACGGTAGATTTCATATCGACTCGTCCCGAATATACGCCTCCGGTTATTTACAGTCTTCGAACAAGGGACAAGCTGGTATTTATGGCCGAAGCCGCGCCGACCCAGCCGCAGCAATTAATCCCCGGCCAGCCTATGGATGTGCAGCTTGCAGATAGGTGATTTATGGAATATGTAATAAATGTTAGCGGGTTAAATAAATATTATGGCGATAAACACGTTGTTAAGGATGTAGCCATAACAATTGGTAAAGGCCGTATAATGGGTTTCCTTGGCCCAAACGGCGCGGGCAAAACAACAACGCTGCGAATGCTCTGCGGACTTCTCACTCCAGACAGCGGACAGGGGCAGGTGCTTGGTTTGAATTTCAGAACCGAAAGTTACAAAATAAAACTTCGCACAGGATATATGACACAGCGTTTTTCGCTTTATGAGGATATGACAATCGCGGAGAATCTTCATTTTATGGCGAGGATTTATAGTTTGGATCGCCGCGTGGAACGTGTTGACGCAATGCTTGAGCAGCTTGGTCTTTCGGACAGACGGAATCAGTTGGCCGGTGCATTATCAGGCGGCTGGAAGCAGCGTCTGGCATTGGCTGCGACGACTATTCATGAGCCGGATTTGTTACTGCTCGATGAGCCGACAGCGGGCGTTGACCCCAAAGCTCGACGCGAATTTTGGGATGAGATTCACATGCTGGCCGCAAAAGGCCTTACAGTTATGGTTTCGACGCATTATATGGATGAGGCCGAAAGATGCCATGACATTGGCTATATTTTATCCGGCAAACTTATCGCCAGAGGAACCGCGCAGGAAATTATCGAGCAATCAGGCCTTATCACGTTCAGAGGCACCGGCGAAGGCATCAGCGATATTATGCATGAGCTTACCGTGAATAAAGCGGTGCTGACCGCGTCAGCGTTTGGAACAGCCGTTCACATCAGCGGGCTTGGCCTTGATGAACTCAAAACAGTGATAGGGCAGTATAATAAATTCAACTGGCTGCAGATAAGTCCGTCGCTTGAAGATGTTTTCATTTATCTTATGAGTAAAAGGCACGAACAATGATAATATCGAAATTGAGAATTTTCGCTGTGATGGCCAAAGAGTTTACGCAATTGCATCGCGACCGCGTTACTTACGCGATGATTCTGGTGATTCCAATAATGCAGTTGCTTTTGTATGGTTACGCTATCAATATGGACCCGCACCATCTTCCCGCTGCTGTTTTCTCGAACGACAAAAGCACGCTCGCGAATACAATTATTAGCGCGATAGAGCAGACGTCTTATGTCGATGTGAAATATCTGCCGACTTCCGAAGCCGAACTCGACAGGCTTATGCGTCTTGGCAAAGTTATGCTCACGATAACGATTCCGCCTGACTTTACGCAGCGTGTACTGAAACACGACAATGCGCAAATTCTTGTCGAGGCCGACGCATCCGACCCGCAATCTGCCGGCAACGCGCTGGCGGCAATTTCTGCTCTGTCGGAAACAGTGCTTGCGAATGAACTTCGCGGGCCGGTTGGAAATTATAAAACCCAAAAGCCGTTCGATGTTGTCGTTCACAGAAAGTTCAATCCCGAAAATATTTCATCATATAATATTGTGCCGGGTATGCTCGGCGTTGTGCTGACGATGACGCTTGTGATGATGACTGCGCTTGCGGTTACGCGCGAAACCGAACGCGGCACAATGGAAAGTCTGCTCTCAACGCCGGCAATGCCGCTGGAAATAATGATTGGCAAACTGACGCCGTATATTATTGTTGGAATAATACAGGTCAGCGTGATTTTAATATTGGGGAGAATATTATTTGGCGTTCCAATGGCGAAAAGTCTTGCCGGCTGGTTTGCGCTTTCGATAGGCGCCGCGTTGTTTATCATCGGCAATCTTGGGCTTGGGTATTTTATTTCAACACTTGCACGCAATCAGTTGCAGGCAATGCAATTATCCGTATTTGTGTTTTTGCCGTCGATATTTTTGTCGGGTTTTATGTTTCCGTTTTACGGTCTGCCCGGCTGGGCAAGATTTATTGGAAACCTGCTTCC from the Planctomycetaceae bacterium genome contains:
- the hypF gene encoding carbamoyltransferase HypF; amino-acid sequence: MDTNKHIYRKEIRLHGQVQGIGFRPFVFRLAEKFKLTGFVYNHTEGVIIEIQGNEKNINDFIDNLKNSNKENPLIKISTLQTQNINTIENEKSFEIKQSETTGSITAEVTADIATCKDCLRELFDKNDFRYRYPFINCTNCGPRYSIIKTIPYDRPNTTMAEFKMCDKCKQQYVDVTDRRFHAQPVACPVCGPKIYLCNNTGKIIEEDSDKVIARTVELLKDGKIAAIKGLGGYHLACDAENEQAVKTLRSRKMRDAKPFAMMAAIETIKSFAQVDQQSEKLLQSIESPIVLLNKKTPNTLTPSVAAGVNTFGFMLPFTPLHHLIFAMAEGKINALVMTSGNIADEPLICKDDIALSKLGKIADVFLMHNREIHRQVDDSVMHVVANAPALLRRSRGFVPQPIISQRSASAEIFAAGSDLKNTFCFVKNNRFIVSEHIGDMEDANVYKHWLNSIEHLKKLIDVNPKVVACDMHPNYPSSQYARKLKADKIIEVQHHWAHIASVLAENDTTETVIGLVADGTGYGTDDAIWGCECLIASLEKFERFGHLSYYPLAGGDLASKEAVRPLLGLAKKYNIVIPEKLLNQIEPDNTKRKIIEQQIEKNINVVQTSSLGRLFDAAAALIGLGNYNHFEAQIPMATESQADKNEKQTYSFNLVEQNNTFSIEIKGLIEGMIKDRLDNIDLKSICAKFHNTIAEFFFKLAEQARHKTGIKTVAISGGVFCNKFLSERLIERLQKNGFVVLCNRLMPANDGCISLGQAAIAAAKAI
- a CDS encoding endonuclease III domain-containing protein, translated to MTRDKIHQIYELLFERFGPQHWWPGETKDEIIVGAILTQNTNWQNVEKAINNLKNASVMSLEKLHDLPQDEIAELIRPAGYYNIKAKRLKNFLNWFFENHNGSLEEIESMRTDSLREELLSVNGIGRETAYSILLYALEKCVFVVDAYTYRITTRHQLIEPEADYEQLRSLFEDNLENDVKLFNEYHALLVRIGKEFCRPKPKCSGCPLECLPHEIINHE
- a CDS encoding HlyD family efflux transporter periplasmic adaptor subunit is translated as MKFKSLADSIKLYRKPIMLVGVIVILLMLFSYQYYLSRQNIPFTGYVISDNIYMSSSVSGTVFSVEVKRGQRVEIGTPLFQMDLTSLTAQAEKIEAQIKEAESQKAVKQAELVSAEAEKKFAISDMNRFVSIKDAVSQQDIDAALERATKAGANIVSVQNQISAAASNIESCKAELRDIEHKIKELAPSSPVSGRIEELMYKPGEWAPANAAIISIVPDKEVKVRFYIPQNQLSKYSVGTKVAIACDGGPKDMTATVDFISTRPEYTPPVIYSLRTRDKLVFMAEAAPTQPQQLIPGQPMDVQLADR
- a CDS encoding ABC transporter ATP-binding protein; the encoded protein is MEYVINVSGLNKYYGDKHVVKDVAITIGKGRIMGFLGPNGAGKTTTLRMLCGLLTPDSGQGQVLGLNFRTESYKIKLRTGYMTQRFSLYEDMTIAENLHFMARIYSLDRRVERVDAMLEQLGLSDRRNQLAGALSGGWKQRLALAATTIHEPDLLLLDEPTAGVDPKARREFWDEIHMLAAKGLTVMVSTHYMDEAERCHDIGYILSGKLIARGTAQEIIEQSGLITFRGTGEGISDIMHELTVNKAVLTASAFGTAVHISGLGLDELKTVIGQYNKFNWLQISPSLEDVFIYLMSKRHEQ
- a CDS encoding ABC transporter permease translates to MIISKLRIFAVMAKEFTQLHRDRVTYAMILVIPIMQLLLYGYAINMDPHHLPAAVFSNDKSTLANTIISAIEQTSYVDVKYLPTSEAELDRLMRLGKVMLTITIPPDFTQRVLKHDNAQILVEADASDPQSAGNALAAISALSETVLANELRGPVGNYKTQKPFDVVVHRKFNPENISSYNIVPGMLGVVLTMTLVMMTALAVTRETERGTMESLLSTPAMPLEIMIGKLTPYIIVGIIQVSVILILGRILFGVPMAKSLAGWFALSIGAALFIIGNLGLGYFISTLARNQLQAMQLSVFVFLPSIFLSGFMFPFYGLPGWARFIGNLLPITHFLRVVRGTLLKGQILSDMGTSLACLSIIVVVILTITVVRSRTTLD